A single window of Anopheles moucheti chromosome 2, idAnoMoucSN_F20_07, whole genome shotgun sequence DNA harbors:
- the LOC128298050 gene encoding uncharacterized protein LOC128298050, translated as MPISKPETTSDGSSSGQEAPKPVFETDWLIDKYRNPHDTFYLWELKNLFMQLHKKRIPEHELVPLAHVFANMVAYGCKYTPKLMERVKELGGSVYRKLEKKRTYRTLAPKDTLLYDTVKQEELNSETCLQLSRLSPIFPAQSLVEIFQNIVVVNNSLKETTEWFERLGSGTISIAIGLIAYGVYEVKAYVSNYFITRASGTYQIAYAQCVADLLEILKNYCYQVNYVQRFSYLNYNVERLLDDCTHQPTQCYQQYNIGYRLLQKLGWTGGALGSKQTGILEPIEVSGKFDRRGLGARVTVKKNRIKRVIESECTIDEHFYRVLMEAILVRKPYYDLIFSPEFTEYERILLTRLAVERRLRCETRLSETGQAQFVIKRYPLPPHVVLTNVLVYDDPLVSKYYEVKAPKVLNTD; from the exons ATGCCAATATCTAAGCCCGAGACAACATCAGACGGTTCTAGCAGCGGTCAGGAAGCGCCAAAACCCGTCTTTGAGACTGACTGGCTCATCGACAAGTACCGTAACCCACACGACACATTCTATTTATGGGAGCTAAAAAATTTGTTCATGCAATTGCACAAAAAGCGTATTCCGGAACATGAGTTGGTACCTTTAGCGCATGTATTTGCAAACATGGTTGCCTATGGTTGTAAATACACACCTAAGCTCATGGAGCGAGTGAAAGAACTAGGAGGCTCCGTTTATCGCAAGCTTGAAAAGAAAAGGACCTACCGTACACTAGCGCCCAAGGATACACTATTATACGATACGGTGAAACAGGAAGAACTAAACTCCGAAACATGTTTACAATTGTCACGCTTAAGCCCTATCTTTCCAGCCCAATCGCTTGTCGAGATATTCCAAAATATCGTGGTAGTGAACAATTCACTAAAAGAAACAACGGAATGGTTCGAACGCTTGGGTAGCGGGACCATATCTATTGCTATCGGCTTGATAGCGTATGGAGTGTACGAAGTAAAAGCTTACGTATCAAACTATTTTATTACCAGAGCGTCTGGTACGTATCAAATTGCTTACGCACAATGTGTGGCAGATCTATTGGAAATCCTGAAAAATTACTGCTATCAAGTTAAT TACGTACAGCGGTTTTCTTACCTAAATTACAACGTGGAAAGGTTATTGGATGATTGTACCCACCAACCTACGCAGTGTTACCAGCAGTACAATATCGGCTATCGTTTACTCCAAAAGCTAGGCTGGACCGGTGGAGCGCTTGGATCTAAACAGACGGGAATCCTGGAACCGATAGAAGTGTCGGGCAAATTTGACCGCCGCGGGCTGGGCGCTCGAGttacggtgaaaaaaaatcgaatcaaaCGCGTGATCGAAAGCGAATGCACTATTGATGAACACTTTTACCGTGTGCTAATGGAAGCTATACTCGTCCGCAAACCGTACTATGATCTCATATTTTCTCCTGAATTTACCGAATACGAACGCATCCTGCTAACGAG ATTAGCAGTGGAGCGAAGACTACGTTGTGAAACACGGCTAAGCGAAACTGGACAGGCTCAGTTTGTAATCAAACGATACCCACTACCACCGCATGTCGTCCTTACTAATGTGCTGGTCTACGATGATCCGCTCGTTTCAAAGTACTACGAGGTAAAAGCACCCAAGGTGTTGAACACTGACTAA
- the LOC128310300 gene encoding uncharacterized protein LOC128310300, which produces MKRTIGKPNDTASDGNSILAIKAKEKTKLKKRKAQTVWEEQTIDETSVNGDQRRNPPPTTDSGNHETNVPNIATEAITKKKKKKQKVKREAEDIDKTSFNIDQCRNPFEGEDHWRLRRAFLEKNQQVLSPDELICFAQVYINMELLGCRYAAETMEMVTKLSEGLGHDYHRAHALMLKRTLVTASDAAACKVRKLNPSDVAKNDTNLSVNTVVNKTHGHVPSYVLNQLRRDLIIFNNNLLQTMQIFNNLNNGLRMKSSTSAAGNGMFKALVEIGQFKIAEAVHDSAKHALRRASEIAIEFLSHYCYSIKHKHRLADLDGVDVVEKSDIAEKSDIAENSHPEEESSPSKLNAENIGFKLLEKLGWSGGSLGVRGDGIVDPVAVNKTKGRAGLGLRTEGGSGSRLSRATITQMLQDFRDGKTDDLKIVFSSECSKEDRILIHKLAVKMQLKSQSFGKEGVGDGRYLVVTRKPLRPTELLRKVLVEKDPTFCKTYDVTYPAELN; this is translated from the exons atgaaacgtaCAATTGGCAAACCTAATGATACAGCGAGTGATGGTAATAGCATATTGGCCATAAAAGCAAAAGAGAAGACAAAACTCAAAAAGCGAAAAGCGCAAACGGTTTGGGAAGAGCAAACTATCGATGAAACTTCGGTCAACGGTGACCAGCGCCGCAATCCGCCACCTACAACTGATAGTGGCAATCATGAAACTAATGTCCCTAATATTGCCACTGAAGCAATaactaagaaaaaaaagaaaaagcaaaaagtgAAAAGGGAAGCGGAAGATATTGATAAAACTTCGTTCAACATTGACCAATGTCGCAATCCATTTGAGGGAGAGGACCACTGGCGTTTGCGGCGTGCCTTTTTAGAGAAAAATCAACAAGTTCTATCTCCAGATGAACTCATTTGCTTTGCTCAGGTTTACATAAACATGGAATTGTTGGGCTGTCGATATGCTGCAGAAACCATGGAAATGGTTACCAAACTATCTGAAGGGCTTGGCCACGATTATCACCGTGCCCATGCACTTATGCTTAAACGAACACTCGTTACTGCATCGGATGCGGCCGCTTGCAAAGTGCGTAAGCTAAACCCATCGGATGTAGCAAAGAATGATACGAACCTATCGGTTAATACAGTCGTTAATAAGACGCACGGCCATGTCCCTTCGTATGTGTTAAATCAGTTGCGCAgagatttaattattttcaacaatAATCTGTTACAAACTATGCAAATATTCAACAATCTCAACAATGGATTGAGAATGAAATCATCCACCAGTGCGGCTGGTAATGGGATGTTTAAAGCGCTTGtcgaaataggacagtttaaGATAGCGGAAGCCGTCCATGATAGTGCCAAGCATGCTCTACGTAGGGCCTCGGAAATTGCAATTGAATTCCTTTCGCACTATTGCTATTCGATAAAG CACAAGCACCGTCTGGCGGATCTGGACGGTGTAGACGTTGTAGAGAAATCCGACATTGCAGAGAAATCGGACATTGCAGAGAATTCCCATCCCGAAGAAGAGTCATCACCATCCAAGCTCAACGCGGAAAACATTGGATTCAAACTATTGGAAAAACTGGGTTGGAGTGGTGGTAGTCTGGGTGTTCGCGGAGATGGTATAGTGGATCCTGTGGCGGTCAATAAAACAAAGGGCCGTGCAGGGCTTGGATTAAGAACGGAAGGTGGCTCTGGTAGCAGACTGAGTCGTGCGACGATAACGCAGATGCTGCAGGATTTCCGAGATGGAAAGACTGACGATCTGAAAATTGTATTCAGCAGTGAGTGTTCCAAAGAGGATCGGATACTCATCCATAA GCTCGCAGtcaaaatgcaattaaaatcgCAAAGTTTCGGGAAGGAAGGCGTAGGAGATGGTCGGTACCTCGTCGTGACCAGAAAACCATTACGGCCAACCGAATTACTCAGAAAAGTACTGGTTGAAAAGGATCCAACTTTCTGCAAAACGTATGACGTTACGTATCCGGCTGAGCTTAACTAG
- the LOC128310301 gene encoding uncharacterized protein LOC128310301, with product MTKSSMNGTNSETTTLAEQFGKNPVEEPTEATYSWLQETIVKSEIIILPDDLLPTLRCRLCDSPDHVCSPIYNLRGGIELTEKHLETIYILSGITITYEQDHASVVCSYCLLKIEEYKVIREVWQMRNKTEHETNVPALQSAATLISYVEKPGMKDATTQTTEHHTVRSARDVRDVSTCTDNCEVQVLVPGPNISVTEDGGKDCGTQCETVDVEQYCLRRKRKKRRNKDELIAEVMQLVKRRYRWESDVTNR from the coding sequence ATGACAAAGAGCAGCATGAATGGAACCAATTCAGAAACCACAACACTGGCAGAAcaattcgggaaaaatcctgTGGAAGAACCAACAGAAGCAACGTATTCTTGGCTTCAAGAAACTATAGTCAAATCAGAGATCATCATTTTGCCGGATGACTTGTTGCCAACCCTTAGATGCCGTTTATGTGATAGTCCGGACCATGTATGTTCGCCTATATACAATCTACGTGGTGGAATCGAGCTAACGGAAAAGCATCTGGAAACTATATACATACTGTCCGGCATCACCATTACTTATGAACAGGATCACGCATCCGTAGTGTGTTCATATTGCTTGTTAAAAATAGAAGAGTATAAGGTTATTCGTGAAGTATGGCAAATGAGAAACAAAACTGAACACGAAACCAACGTTCCTGCGCTTCAGTCAGCTGCAACGCTCATTTCATATGTTGAAAAACCCGGCATGAAGGATGCTACCACTCAAACCACTGAGCATCACACTGTTCGCAGTGCTCGGGATGTACGAGATGTATCCACTTGTACAGATAATTGCGAGGTCCAGGTACTAGTTCCAGGACCCAATATTAGCGTCACAGAAGATGGAGGCAAGGATTGTGGTACGCAGTGCGAAACGGTCGATGTAGAGCAGTATTGTTTGAGAAGAAAACGTAAAAAACGTCGAAATAAGGACGAACTTATAGCAGAGGTGATGCAATTAGTTAAAAGACGCTATCGTTGGGAATCCGATGTAACGAATCGctaa